CTGCGGTGTACCGAATAACAAAACCATCGGAATTTCCCTTCAGTTGTTTAAACAACCCGTTGGTGACGGGGAAGCCCGAGTGCGAGGTTGTGGTGCCGCACACGTAAATCGTCCCCTTTGCATCGGTAACAATACATGTGGGCCGTTCCACGCCGCTGCCCGGTATCAGCCAGGAAACCGGTTCGGCAAGGGTTGGCGGGAAGACGGCAACAAAGCCATCGGTTTCGGCAGAAAACTGGGTTTGTGCAGTTCCCTGGGTACACGGGAAGTCGGCCGACAGTGTCCACCCCGTCACCGCAATCCAGCCATCCGGTGTTACGGTCATAGCCGTCGGCCTGTCATTGGCACGTCCGCCAATCGTTGTAAACGCAAGCAGCGTATCCAGACTCTTCGTAAAGATTGCAACAAAGGCATCGGTGCCTCCGGCAACGGTCTTACGCCATCCCGGTGCGGTAATGGAGTGTGCCGACACGCCCCAGCCGCACACTGCCACGGTACCGTTGTTCAGCGAGGTTACTGCCGAGATGCCCGCACTATCGGACGACCCGAGAAAGCCCGAAACAAAATTTCCTCCACCCATACCGGCAAAAAGCGGTAGTGAGTGGAGGAAGACATAGGAGTACAGTATTCTAGTTATCCAGTATGGTGAGGAGTGTTTCATTGCTGTGTAGTGTACCCATACCCATACAGTGTGACATCTGAGGCTGATTTTAGCGGATCACGTGAATTGCCGTACGCAGCACCGTGGTGCCACGAACAGCTTCGATGCCGTACACACCCGGGGTTAGATTGCTAACCGGCACCATGAGTGTTGACGTTCCTGCTGCCAGGCGTCCGAGCATGACCGACGAAACCACTGAGCCATCTACACCAACGAACCGAATCATAACCTCGGCATCGGCATTGAGTGTAAAGGTGCACGAGAGTTTTTCGGAAGCAGGCACCGGACCATTGATATGCATGGCAAAGCCGGGAACGGCAACCTCGGTTTGAACCGAACCAACCCGGTTAACAATCACGGTGGCAACATCTGTGGTCTTGCTTCCGCAACCGCCGGTAACGGTGCAGGTATAATCACCGGCATCATCGCCGGATGCAGTCGCAACCGTATATGTTGCCTTATCGGCGTTGGCAATTGGCATACCATTGCGGCTCCACGAATAGGTAAGCTCCGAACCCTTGGCAACAACCGTGAGCGTTAGTTTTTTACCTTCATCTACCGTTGTGGCCACTGGTTGCTGTGTGATTTCGGTTTGAGCTGCAACGCCAACAATTGCCGGCTTTGTTGTAGCTGCCGGTGAGCAGGCACCGCTCACAACACAGTCGTAGTTACCTGAATTATCAGCCGACACCTTTGAGATTTTCAGCGTTGGATTCGTTGCTCCCTGGATCGTAGTTCCGTTTCTGCGCCACTGGTATTTCAGCCCAATGCCTTGGGCTTCGACCGCAAGTGTGATATCTTCACCTTCGCACGCAGATGTTGACACAGGATCTTTGTGTACCGCAGGAGGGTTGCTGATAGAGAATGTACCGCTGCGTGAAACATGACCGCGGGGTGATGACAGTTCAATTCTGTACTGCGTACCCTCTACCATATTTGCCGCAGGTTTCCAGGTGTAGTTCATCCCTGTAAGATCCTTGGCCAGATCGGTCCACGTTTTGCCGCTGTCGCTGCTGATACGAAGCAGGTACTTGTCGCCCTGAAGCATTCCCTCGGCAGCCCAACTAATTGTCCGGTTGGAGCCAGCACAAATGCTTTCGCCACCGGTGGGCGACACCAGGTCAAGCGTGCCCTGAGCCCATTTTGCAACGTAGCCGTCTTCTTCACCTGGCTTGGTTTGCTTCCAAGCATCCGGGTGAACGGTCAGGTCATCCGACGTGCCTCTCAGGACAAAGTAGATATCGCCGGCATCGTCAACAACGGCAGCTACGGCGGTATCGGTACCATAGCCCCCTACCAGCGAGCTAAACTTCACCGCATACGGGTTGATATTTGCCAGGAAGGCATCGGTGCTGCCGGTACGCGCTGCACTGGCTCCGGCGCCCTGAATCGGGAAATCCATTGAGTTTGTATATCCCCACAAGATGCCGGAATTCAGTGACGGATCTGCAACGATACCATTCACCCAATCTTCACCGGTACCACCAAAGTAGGTACATGCGGTAAGTGCCTTGCCGTCATCCGTAAACTGACACATGAAGATATCTGACTTGCCACCGATATAGTCGGCGGTAATGGTGCCGGCGGTAGGGTATTTCGTTGAGTTTGTTACCCCCACCAGGAGTGGACGTCCTTGAGCATCGATATAGATTCCTCTGCCTTCTTCTTCACCGGCCCCGCCAAAGTATGTAGAGAACGTACCATCATCTTTTTTAGAAAGTGTGCCATCCGGGAAGAATTTAATCAGGAATGCATCTTTATCACCTCCATTGTAGGTTGCATCATACGGAGTCCGTGCGCCGGGTTTCCACCAGCCCCATCCCCCTCCGCTACTACCCGAAGGCTGTGTTTCAAAATCCGACGACGAAGTCCATCCCGTTACAAACGGGAAACCGGAGGCATCAACGGCGATGGCAGTGAATACCTCATTCTTGGTGCGGCCAAAGTAGGTTGAAAAAACAAACGTACCGCCGCCGGGGGCAAGCTTTACCAAGAAGCCGTCCATTTCGCCGCCCAGGGTTTGCTGGTGTGCCCCACTGACCGGGAAGTTTGCGTTCGACGTGGTTGATCCGCACACGTAGATGGCGCCGGTAGCCTTGTCCACAGCAATACCGTATGCCTTATCTTCTTTGTTTCCGCCAACGAAGGTTGAGATATCCATATTTGCAAGGTCTGCCGAAAACCGGCAGATAAAGGCATCAGTCTGTCCCTTGTGCACCTGCCCTACCGAGCCAATGGTGATTGGGAAATTGGTACTTTCGGTGTTACCGGTAACGCAAACCATACTGTTCTGGTCAATCGTGACGGCGGTAACCTCGTCGGGGCCGGAGCCGCCCACGTAGGTATATCCTACCAGCTTGGATAAATCTTTTGAGATGGCGGCAATAAACCCGTCGCGTCCGCCGGCAACTGACTTGCTGTACTTACCGGAGGTCTCGGGAAAATCAAGATTAAAGGTCGAACCAACAACATACAGATGATTAGCGCCCAGAGCGATGTTTATTACTTCGTCCGTACCAGGTCCGCCAATATAGGTTCCATACACAACAGGGTCAATTCGCAGGGATTCCGACACTTTTCGCTCGGGGATGCTGAACTCAATGCCGTTCATTGCAGCACGGAAAGCTGCCGGTGTGGCACGTTCACGGTCACCCATCACGTAGGCATACAGGTCAGTGATAACAATGCCGCCCAGGTCGGTATCAAGTGTCACCTCGCCGTCACGGACACTGATGCCATTTTCACCCTTCACGGCAAAAGAAATGGGTTCGGTATGAGCACCGGCCTCTACGTCAAGATCGTAGCGCAGCCTGCCGGTATTATCCAGGTAGTACAGCACGTCAACACCGGGGAAGACGTTTGAGAATCGCAGTGACTCGTAGGTGCGCGACACAGTTGCCGCCGAGCCGCCCCGATTGATATAGTGCCGAACGGTTGGTCCCTGTGTGCCGACCACCGCAAAATTCTGCGGATTGGCCTTTGTCCAGGTCAGCCGAACTACCTGACCGGTACGGGTTGTACCGTCAATCTTGTATTGGTCCATCACCATCCCGGATGTTGTAATCCAGGTGTTCAGGTTGGTGCCGCGGTGAACATACAGAACTTCATCAGGCCACTGCCCGGAGTTCTCGATAAATCCACGAATAGATGTGTTAATTCCGGTGCCGGCAGACACGCTGGCTGCACAGATGGCAACCATAAACGCGTATAAAAATGCTCGCATGTGTACTCCTGTTGTCAACATGTTGTGGTTATGCACAGAACAAATAAAGCTGTAATTTACGGCTTAATCATGAATCGTCCCAAAATGCCATCCCACCATGAAACTATCCGTTAACATTGATCATGTTGCCACCATTCGAGAAGCCAGAGGTGGACTTTATCCAGACCCCGTACAGGCTGCCGTCCTGGCCGAAATTTCAGGCGCACATGGCATTGTGGCTCATTTACGTGAGGACCGTCGACATATTAACGACAGAGACATAATTCGGTTACAGGAAGTGGTCACAAAAAAATTTGACCTCGAGATGGCACTGACACCGGAAATTGTGCAGATCGCATTGTCCATTGGGCCGGATATGGTAACGCTGGTACCTGAAAAACGAGAGGAGCTCACCACGGAAGGGGGCTTAAATATCGTCACAGCCGAGAGTCAGATCAGGGAGGCGGTTGATGAGTTCCATGACCGCGGTATTAGCGTAAGTCTGTTTGTAGAGCCGGACCGTTCACAATTACAGGCGGCATCCCGCACGGGTGCCGACATGGTGGAGCTCCATACGGGGGCGTATGCAAATTCACGGACACGGATCGAGGCAAATGACCATATTACGAGACTGACGATTGCCACTGACGAGGCGCGGCAGCTTGGGTTGCTTGTAAAGGCCGGACACGGCTTGTCACTTGAAAATCTTGCGCCAATTGCAGCAATCGAGGGGATCGAGGAGGTGAGTATCGGGCACGCCCTGATCGGGCGTGCCGTATTTGTTGGTATGGAAAGAGCCGTACTGGAATACTTAGCCGTTCTGGCGTCAGCAGAAGGTTAAGAACAGTACGAACATGCCGCAGGTGCTAACGGTTCAGGGTAGCACCGGCTACTCCTTGCCAAACAGTGCTGCCTTTGCAAAGTCGCGGTTCATGCGGGCAATAAACGAGACGCTGATACCTTTCGGACAAGCCGCCTCGCATTCGTAGTGGTTGCTGCATCCGCCAAACCCTTCGTTGTCCATCTGTGTAACCATGTTCATTGCACGTGCCGTGCGTTCTACCTGGCCCTGCGGCAACATACTCAGGTGTCCGGCCTTGGCCGCCACGAACAGCATTGCGCTGGAATTCGGACATGCGGCCACGCAGGCACCGCAGCCGATACAGGCGGCAGCATCCATGGCAGACTCGGCATCGGGTTTGGGGACCGGCATGGCATTCGCTTCGGGAGCACTGCCGGTATTTACGCTTACAAAACCGCCGTGCTGAACAATCCTGTCAAATGCTCCGCGGTCAACGATAAGGTCCTTAATCACCGGAAATGCATTTGCCCGCCACGGTTCGATAAAGATCTCATCGCCATCCTTAAATGAGCGCATATGAAGCTGGCACACTGTTGTTTTCGGGATTGGACCATGCGGCCGGCCATTCACCACCATGCCACAGGTACCGCAGATGCCTTCACGGCAGTCGTGGTCAAAGGCCACTGGTTCTTCACCTTTAGCAAGGAGTTCTTCGTTCAGGATGTCGAGCATCTCCAGGAAGCTCATGTGATCGGTGATATTCTCTACGTCGTAGGTGCGCATCATACCGGTATCAGCCGGTGATGCCTGCCGCCAGATGTGCAGTCGTAATTTCATTTATAACTCCGGGTAGCCAGGTGAACATTATCAAACGTGAGGTGTTCCTTATGTAATTCGGGTTGAGCCGAATCGCCCTTGTATTCCCATGCAGCCACGTATGCAAATTTTTCATCATTTCGTTTAGCTTCATGGTCAGGCGTCTGATACTCTTCTCTGAAGTGACACCCGCAGCTTTCCTCGCGCTGCAGTGCGTCGCGCACCATCAGTTCGCCGAATTCCAGGAAATCTGCCACCCGCGATGCCAGCTCGAGTGACTGGTTCAGGTCGGCACCGGAACCGGGTACGAACAGGTTCTTCCAGAACTCCTGCCGGATCTCGGGTATGCGGGCAAGAGCTTCCTGCAGCCCTTTCTGGTTCCGGGCCATGCCGCATTTGTCCCACAGCAGCATACCAAGTTCGCGGTGGAAACTTGTGGGTGTGCGCTTCCCTTTAATCGAAAGCAGGTTATCGATCTTGGTTTTTACTGCTTCCTCGGCCTGGCGCACTTCGGGTGCATCGGTCGTTGGGAGGGGGCTTGGGCCTACCTGCCCCAGATATCCCCCAAGGGTGTAGGGTATCACAAAGTACCCGTCGGCCAGACCCTGCATGAGGGCGCTGGCACCAAGCCTGTTGGCGCCATGATCAGAAAAGTTAGCTTCTCCTAGTGCAAACAAGCCCGGTATCGTTGTCATCAGGTTGTAATCCACCCACAAGCCGCCCATGGTGTAGTGGACCGCCGGGTAGATGCGCATGGGTACGGAATACGGGTCGTCACCGGTAATCCGTTCGTACATTTCAAACAGGTTGCCGTACCGTTCTTCGATAACGTGTTTCCCCTGCCGCCTGATGGCATCGGCAAAGTCCAGGTACACGCCACGTCCGCCGGGACCAACGCCCCGGCCTTCGTCACAGACTTCCTTGGCAGCGCGCGACGAGATGTCGCGTGGTGACAGGTTGCCAAACGAGGGGTATTTGCGCTCCAGGTAATAGTCACGGTCGGCATCGGGAATATCGGCGGCCACCCGGTTATCACCGGCTTTCTTGGGAACCCATATCCGTCCGTCGTTCCGTAGTGATTCGCTCATCAGGGTAAGCTTGCTTTGGTACTCGCCGCTGACGGGGATACAGGTGGGATGGATCTGGGTATAGCAGGGATTTGCAAAGGCAGCGCCGCGTTTATAGGCGCGATAGGCAGCGGTAACGTTGCAGTTCTTGGCATTGGTACTAAGGTAAAAAACGTTACCATAGCCCCCTGTACAGAGCAGTACGGCATCACCCATGATGCTTTCAACTGTACCGGTAACCAGATTGCGAATTACAACGCCGCGGGCCCGATTATCAATCACGATAACGTCCATCATCTCGCGTTTGTTCAGCAAGGTTACCTTGCCAAGGCCAACCTGACGCGACAGTGCCTGGTAGGCACCCAGCAGGAGCTGCTGTCCTGTCTGCCCCCGCGCGTAAAACGTCCGGCTTACCTGGGCACCGCCAAACGAGCGGTTCGCCAGATGTCCGCCATACTCCCGCGCAAAGGGTACGCCCTGGGCTACGCACTGGTCAATGATGTTTACGGAGACCTGTGCCAGACGGTACACGTTGGATTCGCGGGCACGGAAGTCGCCACCCTTCACGGTATCGTAGAAGAGTCGCCAGATACTGTCACCGTCATTCGGATAGTTTTTGGCTGCGTTAATCCCGCCCTGAGCCGCAATACTGTGTGCTCTGCGTGCCGAGTCGTGATACGTGATTGCCGTTACATTGTAGCCAAGTTCGGCAAGGGTGGCTGCAGCCGAGGCTCCGGCCAGACCGGTTCCCACTACAATCACTCTGAACTTACGCTTGTTGGCCGGGTTCACCAGCTTACTGTCGGCTTTATGTTTATCCCACTGCTGCTCGATAGGGCCGGTGGGGACCTTGCTGTTGAGTTCCATAGAATTTCTCCGTTACTTTACTAAGCCGGTAATCACTGCTAACGGTACCGACAAGAATCCCACCACA
This is a stretch of genomic DNA from Ignavibacteria bacterium. It encodes these proteins:
- a CDS encoding pyridoxine 5'-phosphate synthase; protein product: MKLSVNIDHVATIREARGGLYPDPVQAAVLAEISGAHGIVAHLREDRRHINDRDIIRLQEVVTKKFDLEMALTPEIVQIALSIGPDMVTLVPEKREELTTEGGLNIVTAESQIREAVDEFHDRGISVSLFVEPDRSQLQAASRTGADMVELHTGAYANSRTRIEANDHITRLTIATDEARQLGLLVKAGHGLSLENLAPIAAIEGIEEVSIGHALIGRAVFVGMERAVLEYLAVLASAEG
- a CDS encoding immunoglobulin domain-containing protein — its product is MRAFLYAFMVAICAASVSAGTGINTSIRGFIENSGQWPDEVLYVHRGTNLNTWITTSGMVMDQYKIDGTTRTGQVVRLTWTKANPQNFAVVGTQGPTVRHYINRGGSAATVSRTYESLRFSNVFPGVDVLYYLDNTGRLRYDLDVEAGAHTEPISFAVKGENGISVRDGEVTLDTDLGGIVITDLYAYVMGDRERATPAAFRAAMNGIEFSIPERKVSESLRIDPVVYGTYIGGPGTDEVINIALGANHLYVVGSTFNLDFPETSGKYSKSVAGGRDGFIAAISKDLSKLVGYTYVGGSGPDEVTAVTIDQNSMVCVTGNTESTNFPITIGSVGQVHKGQTDAFICRFSADLANMDISTFVGGNKEDKAYGIAVDKATGAIYVCGSTTSNANFPVSGAHQQTLGGEMDGFLVKLAPGGGTFVFSTYFGRTKNEVFTAIAVDASGFPFVTGWTSSSDFETQPSGSSGGGWGWWKPGARTPYDATYNGGDKDAFLIKFFPDGTLSKKDDGTFSTYFGGAGEEEGRGIYIDAQGRPLLVGVTNSTKYPTAGTITADYIGGKSDIFMCQFTDDGKALTACTYFGGTGEDWVNGIVADPSLNSGILWGYTNSMDFPIQGAGASAARTGSTDAFLANINPYAVKFSSLVGGYGTDTAVAAVVDDAGDIYFVLRGTSDDLTVHPDAWKQTKPGEEDGYVAKWAQGTLDLVSPTGGESICAGSNRTISWAAEGMLQGDKYLLRISSDSGKTWTDLAKDLTGMNYTWKPAANMVEGTQYRIELSSPRGHVSRSGTFSISNPPAVHKDPVSTSACEGEDITLAVEAQGIGLKYQWRRNGTTIQGATNPTLKISKVSADNSGNYDCVVSGACSPAATTKPAIVGVAAQTEITQQPVATTVDEGKKLTLTVVAKGSELTYSWSRNGMPIANADKATYTVATASGDDAGDYTCTVTGGCGSKTTDVATVIVNRVGSVQTEVAVPGFAMHINGPVPASEKLSCTFTLNADAEVMIRFVGVDGSVVSSVMLGRLAAGTSTLMVPVSNLTPGVYGIEAVRGTTVLRTAIHVIR
- a CDS encoding succinate dehydrogenase/fumarate reductase iron-sulfur subunit, which produces MKLRLHIWRQASPADTGMMRTYDVENITDHMSFLEMLDILNEELLAKGEEPVAFDHDCREGICGTCGMVVNGRPHGPIPKTTVCQLHMRSFKDGDEIFIEPWRANAFPVIKDLIVDRGAFDRIVQHGGFVSVNTGSAPEANAMPVPKPDAESAMDAAACIGCGACVAACPNSSAMLFVAAKAGHLSMLPQGQVERTARAMNMVTQMDNEGFGGCSNHYECEAACPKGISVSFIARMNRDFAKAALFGKE
- a CDS encoding fumarate reductase/succinate dehydrogenase flavoprotein subunit — encoded protein: MELNSKVPTGPIEQQWDKHKADSKLVNPANKRKFRVIVVGTGLAGASAAATLAELGYNVTAITYHDSARRAHSIAAQGGINAAKNYPNDGDSIWRLFYDTVKGGDFRARESNVYRLAQVSVNIIDQCVAQGVPFAREYGGHLANRSFGGAQVSRTFYARGQTGQQLLLGAYQALSRQVGLGKVTLLNKREMMDVIVIDNRARGVVIRNLVTGTVESIMGDAVLLCTGGYGNVFYLSTNAKNCNVTAAYRAYKRGAAFANPCYTQIHPTCIPVSGEYQSKLTLMSESLRNDGRIWVPKKAGDNRVAADIPDADRDYYLERKYPSFGNLSPRDISSRAAKEVCDEGRGVGPGGRGVYLDFADAIRRQGKHVIEERYGNLFEMYERITGDDPYSVPMRIYPAVHYTMGGLWVDYNLMTTIPGLFALGEANFSDHGANRLGASALMQGLADGYFVIPYTLGGYLGQVGPSPLPTTDAPEVRQAEEAVKTKIDNLLSIKGKRTPTSFHRELGMLLWDKCGMARNQKGLQEALARIPEIRQEFWKNLFVPGSGADLNQSLELASRVADFLEFGELMVRDALQREESCGCHFREEYQTPDHEAKRNDEKFAYVAAWEYKGDSAQPELHKEHLTFDNVHLATRSYK